From Paenibacillus sp. V4I7, one genomic window encodes:
- a CDS encoding NAD(P)/FAD-dependent oxidoreductase: MSIKDYDVIIIGARVAGSSLAYELSKAGYEVLLVDRSSFPSDILSTHNFFNNSVAMLREMGVLEQLLQTGTPVYKRAFIQMDGVVIDGIYPEVNGETHCLCIRRKYLDRILFDHAAAQRQVTAKEGFRVTDVLMHNDKVTGIVGLSRDGKREEFNARLVVGADGRHSTLRDLVKSERKMAVPTDFASYVGYFANYRQVGERCVEFYIMKDNLAIVFPTSDDLFVVGVMFPLDKKEWIEKFRNNPEAGFRELVDVGFSDTTTFPERLRESSLVEPIKGLLGYDNDWFQGMGKGWALVGDAVSFKDPAVGQGMHDAIYGARLLTAILSETGDWETNWELMADKYQTAMESKMMSRYQMACQITKNTPVTMEQMVANRLIGSNPDACHAFLGIYNYANEPEMLGQTLMSLLQEGNGVEE; this comes from the coding sequence ATGTCAATAAAAGATTACGATGTTATTATCATCGGAGCGCGGGTTGCGGGTTCATCACTCGCTTATGAGCTGTCGAAAGCCGGCTATGAGGTACTTCTCGTTGATCGCAGTTCGTTTCCAAGTGATATCCTGTCCACGCATAACTTTTTCAACAATTCGGTAGCCATGCTCCGGGAGATGGGGGTATTGGAGCAGCTGCTTCAAACGGGTACGCCGGTGTACAAACGGGCTTTCATTCAAATGGATGGCGTGGTCATCGATGGGATTTATCCCGAAGTAAACGGTGAAACTCACTGTTTGTGTATTCGACGTAAGTATCTAGACCGAATCTTGTTCGATCATGCAGCTGCTCAAAGGCAGGTGACCGCCAAGGAAGGCTTTCGAGTCACGGATGTCCTCATGCATAACGATAAGGTGACCGGAATTGTAGGGTTGAGCCGCGATGGCAAACGAGAGGAGTTTAATGCGAGGCTAGTTGTTGGAGCGGATGGCCGTCATTCAACGCTGCGCGATTTGGTTAAAAGCGAGCGGAAAATGGCTGTCCCTACTGATTTTGCATCGTATGTGGGGTACTTCGCTAATTATCGCCAAGTAGGCGAGCGCTGTGTAGAATTTTATATAATGAAAGATAACTTAGCCATTGTTTTTCCGACGAGTGACGACTTGTTCGTCGTAGGGGTTATGTTCCCATTGGATAAAAAGGAATGGATTGAGAAATTTAGGAACAATCCGGAAGCGGGATTTCGCGAGCTAGTCGATGTCGGCTTCTCCGACACAACTACTTTCCCTGAACGTCTGCGAGAATCTTCTTTAGTCGAACCGATTAAAGGACTGCTGGGCTACGATAACGATTGGTTTCAAGGAATGGGAAAGGGATGGGCACTTGTCGGAGATGCTGTTTCTTTCAAGGATCCTGCGGTTGGGCAAGGCATGCATGATGCGATCTACGGTGCGCGCTTATTGACTGCCATTTTATCCGAAACGGGCGACTGGGAAACAAACTGGGAGCTGATGGCTGATAAGTACCAGACCGCCATGGAGTCGAAAATGATGTCCCGTTATCAAATGGCCTGCCAAATAACAAAAAATACACCAGTTACTATGGAGCAAATGGTTGCGAATCGATTAATCGGCAGCAATCCCGATGCGTGTCATGCTTTTCTTGGCATCTACAATTACGCTAATGAACCCGAGATGTTGGGGCAGACGCTGATGAGTTTGCTTCAGGAAGGGAATGGCGTAGAAGAATGA
- a CDS encoding 3'-5' exoribonuclease YhaM family protein, translated as MTLIKQLQAPEEFVGYYLIKELEVKQTNTTPAKDFMDIVLCDASGQISAKLWDVSVTDKETFFPMTLVKVQGLVQTYRDKLQVKIGRLRKALPEDGIQITDFIRSAPISPIDLIHTINQVLESITNPAIKSIVSFCVTKVEEKLNHYPAAKTHHHAYFAGLAYHIVRMLEIGEFICKQRPFLNPDLIKAGIILHDIAKPEEMIAQLGIVSDYSVQGKLLGHISMASNWITEAALHHEIDLQSDVVIGLQHIVLSHHNLPEWGSPVLPQIPEAVALHYIDSMDAKLQMVEDTLMTTPETEAWTPMIRGLENKAMYRLNL; from the coding sequence ATGACGTTAATTAAGCAATTGCAAGCACCAGAAGAGTTTGTAGGCTACTACCTCATTAAAGAATTAGAAGTCAAACAAACGAATACCACGCCTGCCAAAGATTTTATGGACATTGTTCTATGCGATGCTAGTGGGCAGATCTCAGCAAAACTATGGGATGTTAGCGTGACCGATAAAGAAACATTTTTCCCGATGACGTTGGTCAAAGTTCAAGGCTTAGTTCAAACCTACCGCGATAAGTTACAGGTGAAAATCGGTAGATTACGCAAGGCGCTGCCAGAGGATGGCATACAAATTACGGATTTCATTCGTTCCGCACCGATTAGTCCAATCGATCTTATTCATACGATAAATCAAGTTTTGGAAAGTATTACGAATCCGGCCATCAAGTCGATTGTTTCGTTTTGTGTGACCAAAGTCGAAGAGAAGCTCAATCATTACCCTGCTGCCAAAACGCATCATCATGCCTATTTCGCCGGCCTTGCTTATCACATTGTACGGATGCTGGAGATTGGTGAATTTATTTGTAAACAGCGGCCGTTTCTCAATCCCGATTTAATTAAAGCGGGCATCATCCTGCACGATATCGCCAAACCGGAGGAAATGATCGCGCAGCTAGGGATCGTTTCTGATTACAGTGTGCAAGGAAAGCTGCTCGGACACATCTCGATGGCGTCGAACTGGATTACGGAAGCTGCCTTACATCATGAGATTGATCTCCAATCAGATGTTGTCATTGGTTTACAGCATATTGTGCTGTCCCACCACAACTTGCCTGAATGGGGGAGTCCGGTACTGCCTCAAATTCCAGAAGCTGTTGCTTTGCATTACATTGATTCGATGGATGCGAAGCTCCAGATGGTGGAGGATACTCTTATGACAACGCCGGAGACAGAAGCATGGACGCCGATGATCCGCGGACTAGAAAATAAGGCGATGTATCGTTTGAACTTATAA
- a CDS encoding Lrp/AsnC family transcriptional regulator, which yields MLELPHLDQVDQEIIKLLHENGRISYAKIGETLNLSRVAIQKRVENLIEKEVIENFTIRLNATKLGKVVSAFFEVEVEPRYAEEVGNLLSADPNVISIYQMTGSSSLHMHALLKDDAALEDFLYQNIYKLKGVVRVNTQVVIKRFKQGTGLEL from the coding sequence ATGTTGGAGCTTCCTCACCTCGATCAAGTAGATCAAGAAATCATCAAGTTACTACATGAGAACGGCCGGATATCCTATGCAAAAATCGGGGAAACACTTAATCTCTCACGTGTTGCGATTCAAAAACGAGTCGAAAACCTCATCGAGAAAGAAGTCATCGAAAACTTTACCATTCGCTTGAACGCCACGAAATTAGGTAAAGTCGTCAGCGCTTTTTTCGAAGTCGAAGTGGAGCCGCGTTATGCTGAAGAAGTAGGTAATCTACTCTCCGCTGACCCCAACGTTATCAGTATTTATCAAATGACAGGGAGCAGCTCTCTGCATATGCATGCCTTGCTCAAAGACGATGCTGCGCTCGAAGACTTCCTCTACCAAAATATTTACAAATTGAAAGGCGTCGTACGCGTTAACACGCAAGTCGTCATTAAACGGTTTAAACAAGGGACTGGATTGGAACTGTGA
- a CDS encoding amidohydrolase, giving the protein MSNKLIYNGTVLTMNATNQIFKPGYVYMEHDVIREVGEWRSDGSLDHLISQSAYTYNASGKVVIPGIINGHTHLFQTFMRGVSDHSPLTQWLKEIIWPMSLAMEPEDFYLAALIGCIENLKSGATYMMDHHYIHTYPENDASVLQAMVDSGIRGHLARGGSDLAGEVRLRETEEQIFNSTDRLLDEWDGAASGRIRIALGPLNLYGCSRGYLERAATFSRERKLISHVHVAETSEQIDTTMARYGLRNLELLNEVGLLGEQTQVVHGVWLDDGELEMIRAVQASVIHCPVSNMYLASGVARVPEMLRMGINVALGTDGPGSNNCQDNLEVLKFTACLHKVNELDATLLPPMDVLRMATVNGAKAVGRSADLGSLEPGKKADLVTVDMLKAHISPVHRASSALVYNANGNDVDLVIVGGQVVVEKGISTWIDEQEILQRAQARVDALRTKLAGQYPIFSNIE; this is encoded by the coding sequence ATGTCAAACAAATTAATTTACAACGGTACCGTGTTGACCATGAATGCCACCAATCAGATTTTCAAACCTGGCTATGTGTATATGGAACATGATGTGATCCGTGAAGTGGGGGAATGGAGATCCGACGGGAGTTTGGACCATTTAATCTCGCAATCTGCGTATACGTACAATGCTTCGGGTAAAGTCGTCATTCCCGGGATTATCAATGGCCATACCCATTTGTTTCAAACGTTCATGAGAGGGGTGTCGGATCACTCCCCGCTCACACAGTGGCTGAAGGAAATTATTTGGCCGATGAGTCTCGCGATGGAGCCTGAAGATTTTTATTTAGCTGCTTTAATTGGGTGTATCGAAAATTTAAAATCGGGCGCGACCTATATGATGGATCACCATTATATCCACACGTATCCAGAGAATGATGCAAGTGTACTGCAAGCGATGGTCGATTCAGGGATTCGCGGACATTTGGCCAGAGGCGGCTCGGATTTGGCCGGAGAAGTCCGATTAAGGGAGACAGAGGAGCAGATATTTAACAGCACAGATCGTTTACTCGATGAATGGGATGGCGCTGCTTCCGGCCGGATTCGAATTGCACTTGGGCCGCTTAATTTATATGGATGCTCCCGAGGGTATTTAGAGCGGGCTGCCACCTTTAGCCGGGAGCGAAAGCTGATTTCTCATGTACATGTCGCCGAGACGAGTGAACAGATCGACACAACGATGGCTCGCTATGGCCTGCGAAACTTGGAATTGCTAAATGAAGTTGGACTGTTGGGCGAGCAAACACAGGTTGTTCATGGTGTCTGGCTTGATGATGGAGAACTAGAAATGATTCGTGCAGTGCAAGCTTCTGTCATTCATTGTCCAGTATCCAATATGTACTTAGCTTCAGGTGTTGCCAGAGTACCTGAAATGCTGCGTATGGGTATTAACGTTGCCCTAGGTACGGATGGTCCTGGCAGCAATAATTGCCAAGATAACTTAGAAGTGCTGAAGTTCACGGCATGCTTGCATAAGGTTAATGAGCTGGATGCTACCTTATTACCGCCGATGGATGTGCTGCGAATGGCTACAGTGAATGGTGCAAAGGCCGTTGGAAGGAGTGCTGATTTAGGCAGTCTTGAACCAGGCAAGAAGGCAGATCTAGTGACCGTAGATATGCTCAAAGCGCACATTAGTCCTGTGCATCGCGCTTCTTCAGCGCTGGTTTATAATGCGAACGGCAATGATGTCGATCTCGTTATTGTTGGCGGTCAGGTTGTTGTAGAGAAGGGGATAAGCACGTGGATCGATGAGCAAGAAATTCTGCAAAGAGCCCAAGCAAGGGTTGATGCTCTGCGTACTAAGTTAGCTGGGCAATATCCTATTTTTTCAAATATAGAGTAA
- a CDS encoding aromatic ring-hydroxylating dioxygenase subunit alpha, producing MALQRLHDPVLENDWHAVYLASELKDQPVGVIILGERVAIYRSSKGVHALQDLCVHRGAMLSKGWVQEDVLVCPYHGWQYDSSGQCVCIPAQPKGEKIPLRAKAQTYACEEKYGFIWVCIGEPVAPLPHFEEFANPEFRPLPCGPYKVEAAGTRVIENFTDFAHLMFVHQNLLGHPDYAELPDFQVIKEKERIYIENIPIFQPVAHSGSDKSEGTTYVYMKEVYRPLSARLSKADPSNGQTLWIMLTVLPVAAEECVVFMMVSRNYAYDVDDANFIRFQDIVFEQDARVIETQKPELLPLDLQVELNHKVDRFSIAYRRWLKELGVVIGTI from the coding sequence ATGGCTTTACAACGTCTACATGATCCTGTACTTGAAAATGATTGGCATGCTGTGTACCTCGCGTCTGAGCTGAAAGACCAACCTGTGGGTGTCATCATTTTGGGTGAAAGAGTAGCCATTTATCGCTCTAGCAAAGGGGTTCATGCTCTGCAAGATCTATGCGTTCACCGTGGAGCCATGCTTTCCAAAGGGTGGGTACAAGAGGATGTCCTAGTCTGTCCATACCATGGCTGGCAGTATGATTCATCTGGGCAATGCGTCTGTATTCCGGCGCAGCCTAAGGGGGAGAAGATTCCTCTCAGAGCTAAGGCACAAACCTATGCATGTGAAGAGAAATACGGCTTTATCTGGGTATGTATAGGTGAACCCGTGGCGCCTTTGCCTCATTTCGAAGAGTTTGCTAATCCGGAGTTTCGTCCATTACCTTGTGGCCCTTACAAAGTTGAAGCGGCTGGAACGAGGGTGATTGAGAATTTTACAGACTTCGCTCATTTGATGTTCGTTCATCAGAATCTGCTCGGACATCCCGACTATGCGGAGCTGCCTGACTTTCAGGTTATCAAGGAGAAGGAACGCATTTATATCGAAAATATTCCGATCTTTCAACCCGTTGCCCATTCCGGCTCGGATAAGAGTGAAGGAACGACTTACGTATATATGAAGGAAGTTTATCGGCCTTTATCCGCTCGATTGTCCAAAGCAGATCCGAGCAATGGTCAAACCTTGTGGATTATGTTGACGGTATTGCCTGTAGCCGCAGAAGAATGTGTTGTATTCATGATGGTATCGCGGAATTATGCCTATGACGTAGATGATGCGAATTTTATTCGCTTCCAGGATATCGTGTTTGAACAAGATGCGAGGGTAATCGAGACTCAGAAGCCTGAGCTGCTGCCACTGGATCTGCAGGTCGAACTCAACCATAAGGTGGATCGTTTCTCCATTGCGTATCGTCGCTGGTTGAAAGAATTAGGCGTGGTAATTGGCACGATATAA
- a CDS encoding ABC transporter substrate-binding protein — translation MKPFNLTNPLAAKRPVVLSISLAMITSMLAACGNTGSSVSTSAPSTVPSAATTASAAPAATTASTAPKALVPATVVLNWFAEPEHGGNFAASAKGYYKDAGFDMTLMPGGPQVSSTQIVASGKAQFGMANGDDILVARQEGIPVVAIATSMQKSPQALFYHKSSGIKDFSDLNGHKVYVASTASFWQFMKKKYKLDTAQEMKYTGQLVNFVNDKTSLTQGYVTSEPFTLDQQKVEYGTLLNADSGYNIYAGVYFTTEKMIAEHPDQVKAFVEATVKGWDYYKDHSDEINPAIQVKNPDMGLDMMKYSAAKEMDFVFGGDAATKGTGIMTKERWTEVQKQLVDVGVLKTAENIDKVFTTQFLPKK, via the coding sequence ATGAAACCATTTAATCTTACTAATCCGCTTGCAGCGAAACGCCCAGTTGTTTTGTCCATTAGCTTAGCTATGATCACAAGTATGCTCGCCGCATGCGGCAACACGGGCTCCTCGGTTTCAACGTCAGCGCCATCTACAGTACCATCGGCTGCAACGACGGCTTCCGCTGCTCCAGCAGCAACAACAGCTTCAACTGCACCGAAGGCTCTTGTACCTGCAACGGTTGTTCTGAACTGGTTCGCCGAGCCAGAGCATGGTGGGAACTTTGCAGCTTCAGCCAAAGGGTATTATAAAGACGCAGGATTTGATATGACGCTCATGCCGGGTGGTCCGCAGGTTTCGTCAACACAAATTGTTGCTTCAGGCAAAGCACAATTCGGTATGGCGAATGGTGATGATATTTTGGTAGCCAGACAAGAGGGTATTCCGGTTGTAGCCATCGCTACTTCTATGCAAAAGAGTCCACAAGCCTTGTTTTATCATAAAAGTTCAGGTATTAAAGATTTCTCAGATTTAAATGGTCATAAGGTGTATGTGGCCTCTACAGCTAGCTTTTGGCAATTCATGAAAAAGAAATATAAATTAGACACAGCCCAAGAAATGAAATATACAGGTCAATTAGTCAACTTCGTCAATGATAAAACTTCGCTTACACAAGGGTATGTTACATCCGAACCATTCACACTAGATCAGCAAAAAGTAGAGTATGGCACATTACTTAATGCAGATTCCGGTTATAACATTTACGCTGGCGTATACTTCACTACGGAGAAAATGATTGCTGAACATCCTGACCAAGTGAAAGCTTTCGTCGAAGCTACGGTCAAAGGCTGGGACTATTACAAGGATCATTCCGATGAGATCAATCCTGCCATTCAAGTGAAGAATCCAGATATGGGCTTAGATATGATGAAATATAGCGCTGCTAAAGAAATGGACTTTGTATTCGGCGGAGATGCTGCAACCAAGGGTACGGGCATTATGACGAAAGAGCGCTGGACAGAAGTTCAAAAGCAGCTTGTTGATGTAGGTGTTTTGAAAACAGCAGAGAACATCGACAAAGTGTTCACAACGCAATTTTTACCTAAGAAGTAA
- a CDS encoding amidohydrolase family protein produces the protein MASNKNMDLVNVRLPMEDEGHLFRLSIRDGLWTQIQKQEANAAHSGAISLEYWKPQLSTCESGVSLIDLEGKIVLPGFVDAHMHLDKSFSLTSVENRSGTLEEAVRNYSSASPSFTKNEIKSRIMRSALQALSSGTTHIRTHLEFNLRASREVALRTVEAALEAKEALAPYISLQLFPMCPYNFMSLDVDAVEEALKMGVDGIGGAPHLSLTPKEDIDYIFKLAEKYDVPIDLHCDETDNPAMRTIDHITLRTKSEGYSGRVTVDHLCALASMTNQDAHGIIERMAEARLKAVSLPAVNLYLQGRHDGFPVRRGVTRLKEIWEAGIPIAVASDNIHDPFHPFGRGDLLQIALIGSYAAHMGRPDDLRTLLRMITDVPAKVLGLTSHEVKAGNHANFIIIEGSTPEELFTMLPERRWVYSQGSFVRIAANKAEWQDKTLAHYWQEAIENVSFHKRKFAKG, from the coding sequence TTGGCTTCTAACAAGAATATGGATTTAGTTAACGTTCGATTGCCAATGGAGGATGAGGGGCATTTGTTTCGACTCTCGATTCGTGATGGCCTTTGGACTCAGATTCAGAAGCAAGAAGCTAATGCTGCCCATTCTGGTGCAATATCTTTGGAATATTGGAAACCGCAGCTTAGTACGTGTGAATCGGGTGTCTCGCTAATTGACCTCGAAGGGAAAATCGTATTGCCGGGCTTCGTAGATGCCCATATGCACTTAGACAAATCTTTCTCACTAACTTCTGTTGAGAATCGGAGTGGTACGTTAGAAGAGGCCGTGCGCAATTATTCAAGTGCATCACCGTCTTTTACCAAAAATGAGATTAAATCAAGAATAATGCGTTCGGCTTTGCAAGCTTTGTCATCTGGTACAACGCACATTCGTACACATCTTGAATTTAATTTAAGAGCCTCACGTGAAGTTGCGTTACGTACAGTTGAGGCCGCTTTGGAAGCCAAAGAAGCATTAGCGCCTTATATTAGCTTGCAGCTGTTTCCGATGTGTCCCTACAATTTCATGTCACTCGATGTGGATGCCGTAGAGGAAGCTCTAAAAATGGGCGTCGATGGGATTGGCGGAGCACCGCATTTATCATTAACCCCTAAGGAAGATATCGATTATATATTCAAATTAGCAGAGAAATATGATGTGCCGATTGATCTGCATTGTGATGAAACAGACAATCCAGCTATGCGCACAATCGATCATATCACTTTGCGAACGAAATCAGAGGGCTATTCAGGAAGAGTTACCGTCGATCATTTATGTGCATTAGCTTCGATGACGAATCAGGATGCTCACGGCATCATTGAGCGGATGGCTGAAGCTAGGCTCAAAGCAGTCTCATTACCTGCAGTCAATTTGTACTTGCAAGGAAGGCATGATGGATTCCCGGTTAGACGAGGAGTAACTCGTTTGAAGGAAATCTGGGAAGCAGGCATTCCTATTGCGGTGGCTTCTGATAATATTCATGATCCCTTTCACCCTTTTGGCAGAGGCGATTTATTACAGATTGCTCTTATTGGCTCTTATGCCGCTCATATGGGACGACCGGATGATCTTCGCACACTGCTGCGCATGATCACGGATGTGCCCGCCAAGGTGCTCGGTCTAACTTCTCATGAGGTAAAGGCTGGTAATCATGCGAATTTTATTATCATAGAGGGAAGTACGCCGGAAGAACTCTTTACCATGCTGCCTGAACGCCGTTGGGTATATAGTCAAGGAAGCTTTGTTCGAATAGCTGCCAATAAAGCAGAGTGGCAGGATAAGACGTTAGCTCATTATTGGCAAGAGGCAATCGAGAATGTATCCTTCCATAAACGTAAATTCGCGAAAGGGTGA
- a CDS encoding creatininase family protein, producing MLSLSFSRYQGKAWDRCFFPRLSKHEVAQVTKDDALIVLPVGAIEQHGPHMPVFTDTLISEVLLTEAFEQLPDDANIWLLPAIPYGKSTEHLGHPGTITLSATTLMAVVMDIAKSLSKSGFQKLVLVNTHGGNTDLLNMMGREIRIETGLAVFRLDPGGLGAADEWITPLEKQAGIHAGDMETSLVMSAKPDWVHMELAPTEYPNYPDSRYLGLRNRAFAWVMDDLSHSGISGDATQATITKGHAMAEKYGAHIAEALLTFQTFEMASLKKEQ from the coding sequence GTGCTCAGCTTGTCATTCAGTCGTTATCAAGGTAAGGCGTGGGATCGCTGCTTTTTTCCCCGCTTAAGTAAGCACGAGGTTGCTCAAGTTACCAAAGATGATGCGCTTATCGTTCTGCCGGTTGGCGCGATTGAGCAGCATGGTCCGCATATGCCAGTGTTTACCGATACGTTAATTTCCGAAGTGCTCTTGACCGAGGCTTTCGAACAGCTTCCCGATGATGCGAATATATGGCTGCTGCCGGCCATTCCGTATGGGAAAAGTACGGAGCACCTTGGCCATCCAGGAACCATAACGCTATCAGCTACTACATTAATGGCTGTCGTGATGGATATAGCGAAAAGCTTGAGTAAGAGCGGATTTCAGAAATTAGTGCTGGTGAATACGCACGGGGGCAACACGGATTTGTTGAATATGATGGGCCGGGAAATCCGTATAGAAACGGGGTTGGCTGTATTTCGATTAGATCCTGGCGGACTCGGTGCCGCTGATGAGTGGATAACGCCGCTGGAGAAGCAGGCTGGTATTCATGCGGGTGACATGGAAACTTCCTTAGTGATGTCTGCTAAACCCGATTGGGTTCATATGGAGCTTGCTCCTACGGAATATCCGAATTACCCGGATTCGCGTTATTTGGGCCTTCGCAATCGTGCTTTTGCTTGGGTCATGGATGATTTATCCCATTCAGGCATTTCTGGTGATGCCACACAAGCAACGATAACGAAAGGCCATGCGATGGCTGAAAAGTACGGAGCACACATCGCCGAGGCGTTGCTCACCTTTCAAACTTTTGAGATGGCGTCATTGAAAAAGGAACAATAA
- a CDS encoding ABC transporter ATP-binding protein, whose product MNASLIHTSNSHVQDPKFVSMENLSKTYPNGTIALQDVNLTIQEGEFLCFVGPSGCGKSTIFKMITGLAKPSKGTLDVFGTTPKEARKQSDIAFVFQDHTLLPWSTVEANVRLPLELRGVDKKTQKEEAQRVLELVGLKDYMKVLPRQLSGGMKMRVSIARALISRPKLLLMDEPFGALDEITRQTLQMELLHIWQQDKSMTVLFVTHNVFESVFLSTSVVVMTPRPGKISARIDIPVPFPRDESFRTTTQFSDLVREVSAALDH is encoded by the coding sequence ATGAATGCTTCTCTGATCCATACATCCAATTCACATGTACAAGATCCAAAATTCGTGAGTATGGAGAATCTCTCTAAGACGTACCCAAACGGTACAATTGCCTTGCAGGATGTGAATCTGACGATACAAGAAGGGGAGTTCCTTTGTTTTGTTGGACCATCTGGGTGTGGGAAATCAACGATATTCAAGATGATTACAGGTCTGGCCAAGCCGAGTAAAGGGACGTTAGATGTGTTTGGAACGACACCTAAAGAAGCTCGCAAGCAAAGTGATATCGCCTTTGTTTTCCAAGATCATACACTGCTGCCCTGGTCTACGGTAGAAGCTAACGTAAGATTGCCGCTTGAATTGCGCGGTGTAGATAAGAAAACACAGAAAGAAGAGGCTCAGCGCGTGTTGGAGCTGGTCGGCTTGAAGGACTATATGAAGGTGCTGCCTAGACAGCTCTCCGGGGGAATGAAGATGCGTGTTTCCATCGCGCGTGCACTCATTTCGAGACCTAAGCTGCTTCTCATGGATGAGCCCTTCGGCGCTTTAGACGAAATTACGCGTCAAACCTTGCAAATGGAGCTGCTCCATATTTGGCAGCAGGATAAATCCATGACCGTGCTATTCGTTACTCATAACGTATTCGAATCGGTCTTCTTATCCACAAGTGTTGTTGTGATGACACCGCGTCCTGGTAAAATATCAGCGAGGATTGATATCCCTGTCCCTTTTCCCCGAGATGAAAGCTTCCGTACAACGACGCAGTTCAGTGATTTAGTTCGTGAAGTATCTGCCGCTTTGGATCATTGA
- a CDS encoding FAD-binding oxidoreductase — MAMHISWEKEIQEQLAKEIVFVDGETREKLSKDYYWYSPVLNRQLQNRKAADVVAIPRNEAEVAEVLAFGYRHNIPVTVRGAGTGNYGQAVPLEGGIVLDLSRMDEILEIGHGFARLQCGVRLGVIDKKAREVGQEIRIYPSTYVKATVGGFVSGGSGGIGSITHGNLWDGNVLEAVIYTMEESPQRLVIQGRDLFDYIHNYGTTGILTEVTIPLSPRTEWAQAIANFDTFEQSMRFGEALAREEAILKRLIAPMEWPIPSYFVPFAKVIKSGMAAVMLEFDEDTLPLVEALAQSYGGHIGHLIEAKNYRKTIGVSDFTWNHTTLWAMKTDSSMTYLQAGFKLDSYIEQIQKIKDKYGDEVYLHFEWVRSGGEISPNSLPVVRFESEDRLYEIIQYCESIGVKIFDPHTWVLDHGGRGEVGSMERKKRENDPRGLLNPGKIIYEM; from the coding sequence ATGGCCATGCATATAAGCTGGGAGAAAGAGATACAGGAGCAGCTTGCAAAAGAAATCGTGTTTGTCGATGGCGAAACGAGAGAAAAGCTCTCTAAAGATTATTACTGGTACTCCCCTGTACTTAATCGCCAATTGCAGAATAGGAAGGCGGCCGATGTCGTTGCCATACCGCGCAATGAAGCCGAGGTGGCAGAAGTATTGGCCTTCGGTTACCGTCATAACATTCCCGTTACCGTTCGTGGAGCGGGTACAGGTAACTATGGTCAGGCGGTCCCCCTGGAGGGCGGTATTGTCTTGGATCTAAGCCGAATGGATGAAATTCTTGAAATCGGACATGGGTTTGCTCGTTTACAATGTGGAGTTCGTTTAGGTGTCATTGATAAAAAGGCTCGCGAAGTCGGACAAGAAATTCGCATTTACCCCAGTACTTATGTAAAAGCGACGGTGGGCGGCTTTGTGAGCGGTGGTTCCGGTGGAATCGGCTCGATTACCCACGGGAACCTATGGGATGGCAATGTGCTGGAAGCTGTCATTTATACGATGGAAGAATCTCCGCAGCGTTTGGTTATCCAAGGCCGTGATTTATTTGATTATATTCATAATTATGGGACGACCGGTATTTTGACCGAGGTGACCATCCCGCTTTCTCCTCGCACAGAGTGGGCTCAGGCTATTGCTAATTTCGACACCTTCGAGCAGTCGATGCGATTTGGAGAAGCTCTTGCCAGAGAGGAAGCCATTCTGAAACGACTCATTGCTCCCATGGAGTGGCCAATTCCCTCGTATTTCGTTCCGTTTGCCAAAGTGATTAAGTCTGGCATGGCCGCTGTTATGCTTGAATTTGATGAGGATACGCTGCCGTTAGTCGAAGCTCTTGCCCAAAGTTATGGCGGGCACATCGGTCATCTGATTGAGGCTAAGAATTATCGGAAAACGATCGGGGTATCGGATTTTACATGGAATCATACGACGTTATGGGCAATGAAAACGGACTCTTCCATGACGTATCTGCAAGCTGGCTTTAAGCTGGATAGCTATATAGAACAAATTCAGAAGATTAAAGACAAATATGGGGACGAAGTTTACCTACATTTTGAATGGGTGCGCAGCGGTGGAGAAATATCGCCAAATTCGCTTCCGGTTGTACGCTTTGAAAGCGAAGACCGTTTATACGAGATCATTCAATATTGCGAATCCATCGGCGTGAAAATATTTGATCCACATACCTGGGTGTTGGATCATGGCGGACGCGGTGAAGTTGGCAGCATGGAGCGTAAGAAACGTGAGAATGACCCAAGAGGGCTGCTGAATCCAGGAAAAATCATTTATGAGATGTAA